In Treponema vincentii, a single window of DNA contains:
- a CDS encoding DNA polymerase III subunit gamma/tau, whose translation MNAPAGIADTQPTGMPVNASTGYNQRSATGAAALQRDVPVPQGTPQIRHPTTVPQPSAVRQPLVETPSPPRVQNIGELKEALVQHLLIEHTMLSAAVAKTLNWIERDGVLYMAVHTPFEVQQLQREKNIITRKTAELYGKELKIQITLAQAETAQKVAVPARVEMVLRNIKGSIVDIQKKAVEEEPEEEE comes from the coding sequence GTGAATGCTCCGGCTGGAATAGCCGATACGCAGCCTACTGGAATGCCCGTCAATGCGTCGACGGGCTATAATCAACGTTCGGCAACCGGAGCGGCAGCGCTGCAGCGGGATGTTCCGGTACCGCAGGGAACGCCGCAGATTCGCCATCCGACAACGGTACCTCAGCCTTCGGCAGTGCGGCAGCCGCTAGTGGAAACCCCGTCGCCGCCCCGTGTGCAAAATATCGGTGAACTCAAAGAAGCGCTCGTTCAGCATCTACTCATAGAACATACGATGTTGTCGGCGGCAGTCGCTAAAACGCTCAACTGGATCGAACGGGACGGTGTGCTGTATATGGCCGTGCATACGCCTTTTGAAGTGCAGCAGCTGCAGCGAGAAAAGAATATCATAACCCGAAAAACAGCCGAGCTTTACGGCAAAGAATTGAAAATACAGATAACGCTCGCTCAAGCAGAGACGGCGCAAAAAGTAGCCGTCCCCGCGCGGGTAGAGATGGTACTGCGTAACATAAAAGGCAGCATCGTTGACATACAAAAAAAAGCGGTTGAAGAAGAACCGGAGGAAGAAGAATGA